The DNA region CGCGAGCGCAGCCATGAGACGGCCGCGCGCCTGAGCCAGATCGACTACGACCGCGAGATGACGATGCTGGCCTGGGAGGGCGGTCGCGTGGCGGGCCTGGCGCGCTCGACGGCCGATCCGGATTTCGACGCGGCGGAAGCGGCCGCGATCATCCGTGCCGATCTGCGCGACAAGGGATTGGCGCGGCAGCTTCTGCAAGCGCAGCTTGCGGCCATTGCCGGACAGGGCGTGCGCCGTGCGGTGCTGGTCTATCCGGCGAAGCTCGCGCGCATCAACGCGATCGCCGTGGAGCTCGGTTTCGATGTCGCGCCGTCGCCGGACGATGCGGCCGTGCTGCGGGCGACGAAGAAGCTCTAACCGTCATCCTGAGGCGCGAAGCGCGAGCCTCGAAGGAAGACGGTCACAGAATCGACCCGCACCCTTCGAGGGCCGCCTACGGCGGACACCTCAGGGCGACGACGACGGGTGATCACAATCCGCTCGTCGCCAAGAACTCACGGACCGCCGTCGCCAACCCGTTCGGATTGTCGCCGGCGAGGTCGTGGCTGCCTTCGATCTCAATGGCTGTGGCGCGCGGGTTCATCTGCCGCACTTTGCCGAGCGTCGCAGCCTCGAACATGTTCGACATGCTGCCGCGGATGACCAGTGTCGGGATCGCCATCTCGCTCAGCATCGGCCATAGGAAGGTCGGCACGGGTGAGGATTGACCCGTCTCGAGAGCGCGCCGGAAGTTGTCGCGATAATGCAGGTCGCGCTTGAGCGCGTAGCCTTTGTCGGTCTTGGTCAGGAAAGCTTCCCAGCGCGCGCGGCGCTTGGCGTCGCTCGGGTCGTCATGATCGTAGGTCATCGCTTCGTCGACCGAGGCGAACACATCCGGCTGGCCGCCGATGCGTTGCGCCGTGTACTTGCGGCCCGGCGCGGCGATGTCCGGCGCGAAGTCGACAAGGATCAATCCAGCCACGCGCGTGGGCTTCCAGCCGGCAGTGGCGAGGCATACGCGGCCGCCGAAGGAGTGTCCCATCAGCACGGCCTTGTCCCAGCCGAGATGATCCATCACGGCGATAACGTCGTTGCTCAAGGTCTCGAGCTTGTAGTCGCGCGTCTGGCTCCAGGATGACTCGCCGAAGCCGCGCATGTCGATGGCGACGACTTCGCGGTCCTTTGCCATCAAGGTGCCGGCTTCGATCCAGTCGTAGGAGAAGTAGGACAGGCCGTGCACGATGAGGATCGGCGTGCCGCCGGGCCTGCCGAACGTGCGATAGAAGATATCGACGTCGCTTGAACGGACGCGGCCAGTTGTGTGCGTCATCGGCTCAGGCTAGCCCCGTGACGATGCCCATGCCGGTGATCCATTCCGGCACAAGGTGATAGTATTTGAGCTCGGTCTGAAGCTTGCCCATCGCCTTGGCGGCGGAAGCGGCGGCGACCCAGGTGCGCACTTCGTGCGCGCCGAAGCCGGCGATACGGTCGATGTCCTGATCGGTCATCGCGTCGAAGGCGTCGAGCTTGCCGCTGACGAAGTTCTGCAGGAAGTCGCGATCCCATTGCTCGCTCGGCGGCAGGCACGGGCCCTTGCCGACGACGAGGTCGCGGGCGGCGCGGATGACGCGGTTTTCGCGCGCGTCGAGCTCTTCCTGGCTGGGGATGGCGCGCTGGATCAACCGCTTGGCGACATCGGGCGGGCTCATTTCCAGCCGCGGCGTCGGCGGATCGTGCGACAAGCCGCCGGAGCCAATGAAGCTGATGCGCAGGTTCTTGTCGGCGAGGAACTCGCCGATCGCCGTGCCGAAGGTGCGCACGCGCTTGAACGAAGGTCGCGGATCGGCGGCGCAATTGATGAAGATCGGCAGCACCGGATAGCGCGCCAGCGCGCCGGTGAGCTTGTACAGCGGAATGGTGATACCGTGGTCGACCTTCATCTCGTGCGAGATCGCGACGTCGATGTCCTTGGCGTGCAGGTGGCGCACACAGTCGATCGCCAGCGCGCGCGGCACCCTCAACGGGCCACTTTCGAGATGCCAGTCCTTGGTGCCCTGCGCGGCGGTGCCGATACAGAACATCGGCATCAATTCGTAGAAGAAGCCGTTGAAGTGGTCCGGCCCGAACACGACGACGAGGTCGGGGTTGAACTTGTGCAATGCCGTTGCGCACTGGTCGAGCTCGCGGAAGAACTCGGCGTGCACGCCGTTCTCGGTCTCCTCGACATCGGTCAACATCAAAGGGCTGTGCGAGGCGCAGATCAGTTGGATGCTCATGGTTCCCTCCACATCTCCCGGCGTGCTTGCTACACGCGCGTTTCGCTTATGCCGTTGGCGAACATTTCATCGACGTCGATCAGGCGTGTCGCCAGCCCCTGCTCGTAGGAATAACGCGCCATGGCGGCGAGCGTCCTGCGGTTGGCGTCGTTGAGCCCGTAGGACCAAAAGTCCGCGCCCATCAGTGCTTGCGTCGCCTCGTATTCGGCGCTCACCCAGGGAAGGCCGATCTTGAGCGCAGTCACTTCGACGAGGTCGGCATCGGCAATGCGTTTGGCTTGCAGATACGCCTTGTACAGGCTGGCGCCGAGCCAGGGATGCTTCTCGTGGATGTCGCGGCGGATGCCGAGCGCATGCATGATCGGGAAGATGCCGGTCTTTCTGAAGTAGGCCTGTTCGACGGCGCGATAGTCGGGAAACAAGCGCCGCACCTTCGGGTGACCGTCGATGAGGCAGGACGGTGCGCGCGCGGACATGACGCCGTCGATGGCGCCGTCGGCCAGTAATTGCGACAGCGTCACGTCGTTGCGCGCGACGAGCGGAAAGCCTTCGGGCAGATTGAGCGGAAACTTGTCGCGGCGGCCGGGATTTTCCAGTCCTGCCTGCACCCAGTTGATATCGGCCGCCTTGATGCCGAACTCGTCCTGTAGATAGCCGCGGAACCACATCACCGCCGACATCTGATATTCCGGCACGCCGATGGTTTTGCCGGCGAGATCGGCAGGGCTTTCGATGCCGCGGTCGGCGCGGACATAAACCGCCGAGTGGCGGAACATGCGCGACAGGAAGATGGGGAGTGCCACATAGGGCGTCGGTCCGCGCGACAGCGCGATCAGGAATGGGCTGAAGCCGATCTCCGCCACCTCGAACTCGCCATGGAAATAGGCGCGCTCGAAGCATTCCTCGACCGGCATGGTCAGATAATTGACGTCGCAGCCTTCGACTTTGACGCGCCCATCGAGCAGCGGCCGCACGCGGTCGTAATCCCAGCTGGCAATCGTGAGGGGTAGGCGGCTCATGGCAACTCCCGGTCGTCTAGACCACTACCGCCGCAATCATCGAAAGTCCATACTATTGACTTAATGCCGATGCCCTCCGAGCCGGCTCACCGGCTTGTGGATGCCGCCCGCCAGGCGCGCAGCATTCTTTCCGCCAGACCCGGTGAGGCCGCTATGATGCCACCCCAAGGGTTTGCAGGATGGGCCAACGATGACGGCGAGAAGTGCATTGCGGAGCGCGGCGGGCGGGACGGATCTCAGCCGCAGCCCGGTGGCCCGCTATATTCAGCTCGCCACCCTCTTTCGCAATCGCATCGCGTCGGGAGAATGGCCGGTCGGCGGCCGCATCCCCAACGTCGACCAACTGGCGGCTGAATTCGCCGTCGCGCGCGGCACCATGCGCGAGGCGCTCGGGATCCTCGAACAGGAAGGGCTGCTCGAGCGTATGCGCGCCAAGGGCACCTTCGTGCGCAGCGCGCCGGACACGCACGCGCACAAGCTTGCCATCGATTGGCAATCGCTGATCTCGGCGCACGAGGGCGCCAAGATCGAGGTGCTGGAACAGCGCGTGACGGCCGAACTGCCGGTTGCAGTCCGGCAGAAGGGCACGCCGGCGCCGAAATATCAAATGATGAGAAGATTGCACCTGCGCGACGGCCGGCCGTATCTGATC from Pseudolabrys taiwanensis includes:
- a CDS encoding ABC transporter substrate-binding protein → MSRLPLTIASWDYDRVRPLLDGRVKVEGCDVNYLTMPVEECFERAYFHGEFEVAEIGFSPFLIALSRGPTPYVALPIFLSRMFRHSAVYVRADRGIESPADLAGKTIGVPEYQMSAVMWFRGYLQDEFGIKAADINWVQAGLENPGRRDKFPLNLPEGFPLVARNDVTLSQLLADGAIDGVMSARAPSCLIDGHPKVRRLFPDYRAVEQAYFRKTGIFPIMHALGIRRDIHEKHPWLGASLYKAYLQAKRIADADLVEVTALKIGLPWVSAEYEATQALMGADFWSYGLNDANRRTLAAMARYSYEQGLATRLIDVDEMFANGISETRV
- a CDS encoding alpha/beta fold hydrolase produces the protein MTHTTGRVRSSDVDIFYRTFGRPGGTPILIVHGLSYFSYDWIEAGTLMAKDREVVAIDMRGFGESSWSQTRDYKLETLSNDVIAVMDHLGWDKAVLMGHSFGGRVCLATAGWKPTRVAGLILVDFAPDIAAPGRKYTAQRIGGQPDVFASVDEAMTYDHDDPSDAKRRARWEAFLTKTDKGYALKRDLHYRDNFRRALETGQSSPVPTFLWPMLSEMAIPTLVIRGSMSNMFEAATLGKVRQMNPRATAIEIEGSHDLAGDNPNGLATAVREFLATSGL
- a CDS encoding 3-carboxyethylcatechol 2,3-dioxygenase, with amino-acid sequence MSIQLICASHSPLMLTDVEETENGVHAEFFRELDQCATALHKFNPDLVVVFGPDHFNGFFYELMPMFCIGTAAQGTKDWHLESGPLRVPRALAIDCVRHLHAKDIDVAISHEMKVDHGITIPLYKLTGALARYPVLPIFINCAADPRPSFKRVRTFGTAIGEFLADKNLRISFIGSGGLSHDPPTPRLEMSPPDVAKRLIQRAIPSQEELDARENRVIRAARDLVVGKGPCLPPSEQWDRDFLQNFVSGKLDAFDAMTDQDIDRIAGFGAHEVRTWVAAASAAKAMGKLQTELKYYHLVPEWITGMGIVTGLA
- a CDS encoding GntR family transcriptional regulator, which produces MTARSALRSAAGGTDLSRSPVARYIQLATLFRNRIASGEWPVGGRIPNVDQLAAEFAVARGTMREALGILEQEGLLERMRAKGTFVRSAPDTHAHKLAIDWQSLISAHEGAKIEVLEQRVTAELPVAVRQKGTPAPKYQMMRRLHLRDGRPYLIAQFYLEYELFTEGPPLQFRRLPTLPILHRIAGHRIGRAWQMVTIGTADVEVAGMLNIPLNAPVALVDRVAIDKDGVILYAGHGIYRGDAISMEIELR